From the genome of Treponema peruense:
GTGTTGTTCAGATTCTTAACCTTTATATCATGTTCAGTATTTTGAGCGCATTCAACCTTACGATTACACTTCCTACAATCGCCGGTATGATTCTTACAATCGGTATGGCTGTAGATGCAAACGTAATTATCTTTGAGAGAATCAAGGAAGAACGCAGGCTTGGAAAAGACCGTGCTGCTTCTATCTCAATGGGATTTGACAACGCGTTCTGGGCTATTATGGACTCAAACATCACTACGTTCATAGCTGCTATCTTCATGTCTCAGCTTGGCTCGGGAGCAATCCAGGGCTTTGCGGTCAGCCTTGCGATAGGTGTTGTTTCGACAGTATTTACAGCTCTTGTCGTATCACGCCTTATGTTCGACTTCCAGACAGAAGTTATTCATAAGAAAAATATCAGCATCGGCTGGAGGATTAAGTAATGAAAACGGTAAAGAAATTTAACAAGGCTTTTCCGGTCTGCGCGATTCTTAGCTGCGCTGTTATTTTATTTGGTATCATAGGGTTTTTTGTTCGCGGAATTAATTTTGGTATTGATTTCGTTCCAGGTCTTGTAGAAGAAGTGCGCATTGCTCCTGCAGTAATGGAACTTTCTTATAAGGGATCTGCTACTGTTTCTGTAGAAACTACAAACACAGGACTTTCACTTGTTATAAGTGGAACTGGTGCAGAAAATGAAACAAGAACCTTTACTTACGGACAGAATCCTACAATTCAGGATATGGCCAATGCCCTTTCTACTGTAGAGGGGGTCATTGCAAAAGTTGTTGCTTCTGCAAATGCAGATTCTTACGGAATTTATACTGACAGTGCCGTTTCTGCACGTCTTACTTCTGACAGCGTTTACCGCCTTTATGTTCCTGAAGAAAATTCTTCTGTAAACATTGACTCTGTACGCGCCGCCCTTGAAGGAAAGAATGTAGAAGTCAAGGCTCTTGGTGACAAGTCAAACCCCAGTTTCCAGATTCGTGCAGCTATGCCCGAAACAGAAGCTTCTGTAAAGGAACTTCAGGATTCTATAGTTGTTACCCTGCGCGAGAAATTCGGTGCAGATAATGTTGCTACTGTAAAGACAGATTTTGTCGGTTCACAGATGTCAAGTTCACTTGCTGTAAAGTCTATTGTTCTTGCATTTGTTACACTGCTTTTGATCTGGCTTTATGCAACAATCCGCTTCCACTGGGACTTTGCACTTGGTTCAATTATAGCGCTTGTTCATGACTGTCTTATTATGTTTACTTTCATAACTTGGACACAGATTGAATTCTCTACTACAACACTGGCTGCTATTCTTACGATTTTCGGTTATTCAATCAACGCAACTGTTGTTATTCTTGACCGCCTCCGTGAGAATACGAAGACTCTGGATACAAAGAATTTCAGTGATATTCTAAACATATCTATCTCTGAAACAATGACACGTTCTATAATTACAACAGTAACTACTTTGTTTGCTGCAATTGCGCTTCTTGTATTTACAAAAGGTTCAATCAAGACATTTGCCGAAGTTCTTACCGTGGGTCTTGTTTCGGGCTGTTATTCTTCTATCTTTATCAGTTCGGGATTCATTGAATTTGTACGCCGCAACTGGAATGGAGAAAACAAGAAAAAGTCAGAACCAAACAAAAATGTTCTGACAATGACGGACGCTCAGTAAGGGACGTTCATCTGCTATACTGACCGCGCCAATGACTTTATGTTACGGCGCGGTTTTTTTGTTAAGGAAAATGCGCCGGAGATATTCAATGAAAGTAATTCGTGCAAGAATTCTGGGTTACTGTATGGGCGTAAGACGCGCTGTAGAAACTGCGTTCAGGGCTCTTGATGAAAATGCCGGTACAGATAAAAAAGTTTTTACCCTGGGGCCGCTTATTCACAATCCGTCGGTATTGGGTGTTTTGGAAAATCGCGGAATGAGTGTTCTTGACGCGCGCGATTTGTCTGTTGTGGACAAAAACAGTGTGGTTGTTGTTCGCGCGCACGGTACTACTCCTGCAGTTATGAAAGATTTGGAAGACCGGGCACAGATTGTTCTTGATGCAACATGCCCCCGCGTTCATCTGAGCCAGAAAAGAGCTGCAGAATGGGCCGCGCGTGGTTTTACGGTTATTGTGGCCGGTGACAGAAACCACGGCGAAGTTGTGAGTATAAGTGCTTATGCTGACGGAAAGGCGATTGTCATAGAAAACACACGCGAAGCGCTTGCACTTGAGATTCCTCAAAAGTCGGTTCTTATTGCCCAGACTACGTTCAGCCCGGATGAATTTTCTGCAATAGCACAAATTCTAAAGGAAAAAAATGCTGATATTCAGGTTTTTAATTCTATCTGTTCTGCTACAATGGAACGGCAGAATGCACTCAGGGATTTGCAGGGTAAGGCAGACGGAATACTTGTTATTGGCGGAAAAAATTCTGCAAACACGCGCAGGCTTTTTGAAACGGCCGCGTCTATCTGTAAAAATGCAGCCCTTATA
Proteins encoded in this window:
- the ispH gene encoding 4-hydroxy-3-methylbut-2-enyl diphosphate reductase, with the translated sequence MKVIRARILGYCMGVRRAVETAFRALDENAGTDKKVFTLGPLIHNPSVLGVLENRGMSVLDARDLSVVDKNSVVVVRAHGTTPAVMKDLEDRAQIVLDATCPRVHLSQKRAAEWAARGFTVIVAGDRNHGEVVSISAYADGKAIVIENTREALALEIPQKSVLIAQTTFSPDEFSAIAQILKEKNADIQVFNSICSATMERQNALRDLQGKADGILVIGGKNSANTRRLFETAASICKNAALIENQDEIPRVFFDLETVAITAGASTPDQVIDAVEQKLLS
- the secF gene encoding protein translocase subunit SecF, whose protein sequence is MKTVKKFNKAFPVCAILSCAVILFGIIGFFVRGINFGIDFVPGLVEEVRIAPAVMELSYKGSATVSVETTNTGLSLVISGTGAENETRTFTYGQNPTIQDMANALSTVEGVIAKVVASANADSYGIYTDSAVSARLTSDSVYRLYVPEENSSVNIDSVRAALEGKNVEVKALGDKSNPSFQIRAAMPETEASVKELQDSIVVTLREKFGADNVATVKTDFVGSQMSSSLAVKSIVLAFVTLLLIWLYATIRFHWDFALGSIIALVHDCLIMFTFITWTQIEFSTTTLAAILTIFGYSINATVVILDRLRENTKTLDTKNFSDILNISISETMTRSIITTVTTLFAAIALLVFTKGSIKTFAEVLTVGLVSGCYSSIFISSGFIEFVRRNWNGENKKKSEPNKNVLTMTDAQ